A region of Thermobifida halotolerans DNA encodes the following proteins:
- a CDS encoding MerR family transcriptional regulator, whose product MADYYTPGEVARRFGLSLDTLRYYEKEGLLTEVERAPSGHRRYRADDVELLDLVRCLRDTDMPIARLRAFAELVRDGDHTVPQRVEALETHDAQLTERIAELRRRQQTIRDKIDYYRGVLAERRTEKQKEEVS is encoded by the coding sequence ATGGCCGACTACTACACCCCCGGCGAGGTGGCCCGAAGGTTCGGACTGAGCCTGGACACCCTGCGCTACTACGAGAAGGAGGGGCTGCTCACCGAGGTGGAGCGCGCTCCCTCCGGACACCGCCGCTACCGGGCCGACGATGTCGAACTCCTCGACCTGGTGCGCTGCCTGCGCGACACCGACATGCCCATCGCCCGGCTGCGCGCGTTCGCCGAACTCGTCCGCGACGGCGACCACACGGTCCCGCAGCGCGTCGAGGCGCTGGAGACGCACGACGCGCAGCTGACCGAGCGCATCGCCGAACTGCGCCGCCGCCAGCAGACCATCCGCGACAAGATCGACTACTACAGGGGCGTTCTCGCCGAACGCCGGACCGAGAAGCAGAAGGAGGAGGTCAGCTGA
- a CDS encoding acyltransferase has product MTVHAPHRTRPTEPPRSATGAATPVETVWLDLARIAAITAVVLLHAVATVVTRDHTDLGSATWWTANVVDSLVRWCVPVFIMISGALLLAPRREGLRSFYRRRFSRIGIPLVVWSAFYLSVDLFVKQETDWIGALHRILAGQPVLHLYFLFVLAGLYVLTPFLRVFVAHAPTRMLWWAAATAIGLGVADQAISAFAGIGEPNAVTRFLPYVGYYLLGYLLRDTTLGRRGVWTATAVLAASVAATTGVVGATALAHGEWNAQAAYTYDYLSPTVLAMSVALFLLFKPLAARWPRLTSADRDTTAPRRRLRTLADLSFGVFLVHLVMLRELRAFTGIPDHPVAMVATVLAHTAVVLAASLAVTAVLRRVPGLRATV; this is encoded by the coding sequence ATGACCGTACACGCCCCCCACCGCACCAGACCGACCGAGCCGCCGCGGTCCGCCACCGGCGCCGCCACCCCGGTGGAGACGGTCTGGCTCGACCTGGCGCGGATCGCGGCCATCACGGCCGTGGTCCTGCTGCACGCCGTGGCCACGGTGGTCACCCGCGACCACACCGACCTGGGCTCGGCGACCTGGTGGACCGCCAACGTCGTGGACTCGCTGGTGCGCTGGTGCGTACCGGTCTTCATCATGATCAGCGGGGCGCTGCTGCTCGCGCCCCGCCGCGAGGGCCTGCGCTCCTTCTACCGGCGGCGGTTCAGCCGCATCGGGATCCCGCTGGTCGTCTGGAGTGCCTTCTACCTGTCCGTCGACCTGTTCGTCAAGCAGGAGACCGACTGGATCGGGGCGCTCCACCGGATCCTGGCGGGCCAACCCGTGCTGCACCTGTACTTCCTGTTCGTCCTCGCCGGGTTGTACGTGCTCACCCCCTTCCTCAGGGTCTTCGTCGCCCACGCGCCCACCCGCATGCTGTGGTGGGCGGCCGCCACGGCGATCGGCCTGGGCGTGGCCGACCAGGCGATCTCCGCCTTCGCCGGGATCGGCGAACCCAACGCCGTCACCCGCTTCCTGCCCTATGTCGGCTACTACCTCCTCGGCTACCTGCTGCGCGACACCACCCTGGGCAGGCGCGGCGTGTGGACCGCGACCGCCGTGCTCGCCGCGAGCGTCGCCGCCACCACCGGCGTGGTGGGCGCCACCGCACTCGCCCACGGCGAGTGGAACGCCCAGGCCGCCTACACCTACGACTACCTCTCACCGACCGTCCTGGCCATGTCCGTGGCGCTGTTCCTGCTGTTCAAGCCGCTGGCCGCCCGGTGGCCGCGGCTCACCTCGGCCGACCGCGACACCACCGCCCCCCGCAGGCGGCTGCGCACCCTGGCCGACCTCAGCTTCGGCGTCTTCCTGGTGCACCTGGTCATGCTGCGGGAACTGCGCGCGTTCACCGGCATACCCGACCACCCGGTCGCCATGGTCGCCACCGTGCTCGCCCACACCGCCGTCGTCCTGGCGGCCAGTCTCGCCGTCACCGCCGTGCTCCGCCGGGTCCCGGGACTGCGCGCTACGGTTTAG
- a CDS encoding aldo/keto reductase encodes MRYTTIGSGDRARRVSAVCLGAMKLGSQVGEEESFAILDRFVERGGTFVDTANNYQFWVEGFVGDESETLLGRWRAARGVTDEILVATKFGARPRTPGRGLEDAEGLSAAAVRAAVEGSRKRLGMDRLDLVYPHIEDRSVPLEETLGVLAELAEEGQVGLLGASNHRAWRLERARALSDARGWPRYEVAQLRYSYLQPRFDIPLPEAGHVHATADHLDHIAQENRDGRPLALVAYTSLLHGAYVRADRELSRPYGHPGTEARMAAVREVAADSGATANQVVLSWLMGGDPAVIPLVGVSTVAQLDEALDAVDVELTADQRALLDAAG; translated from the coding sequence ATGCGCTACACGACCATCGGCAGCGGGGACCGGGCGCGGCGGGTCAGCGCGGTCTGCCTGGGCGCGATGAAGCTCGGCAGCCAGGTCGGCGAGGAGGAGTCCTTCGCCATCCTCGACCGCTTCGTCGAGCGGGGCGGCACGTTCGTCGACACCGCCAACAACTACCAGTTCTGGGTGGAGGGGTTCGTCGGAGACGAGAGCGAGACCCTGCTGGGACGGTGGCGGGCCGCGCGCGGCGTCACCGACGAGATCCTCGTCGCCACCAAGTTCGGCGCCCGACCCCGCACCCCCGGACGGGGGTTGGAGGACGCCGAGGGGCTGTCCGCGGCCGCGGTGCGCGCCGCCGTCGAGGGCAGCCGCAAACGGCTCGGCATGGACCGCCTCGACCTGGTCTACCCGCACATCGAGGACCGCTCGGTGCCGCTGGAGGAGACCCTGGGGGTGCTGGCCGAACTCGCCGAGGAGGGCCAGGTGGGCCTGCTCGGCGCGAGCAACCACCGGGCCTGGCGGCTGGAGCGGGCGCGCGCCCTCAGCGACGCCCGGGGATGGCCCCGCTACGAGGTCGCCCAACTGCGCTACAGCTACCTGCAGCCCCGGTTCGACATCCCGCTCCCCGAGGCCGGGCACGTGCACGCCACCGCCGACCACCTGGACCACATCGCCCAGGAGAACCGGGACGGCCGGCCGCTGGCCCTGGTCGCCTACACCTCCCTGCTCCACGGCGCCTACGTGCGCGCCGACCGGGAGCTGTCGCGCCCCTACGGCCACCCGGGCACCGAGGCGCGGATGGCGGCCGTGCGCGAGGTCGCCGCGGACAGCGGTGCCACCGCCAACCAGGTGGTGCTGTCCTGGCTGATGGGCGGCGACCCGGCGGTCATCCCGCTGGTGGGGGTCAGCACCGTCGCCCAACTCGACGAGGCGCTGGACGCGGTCGACGTGGAACTGACCGCCGACCAGCGGGCCCTGCTCGACGCGGCGGGCTGA
- a CDS encoding TetR/AcrR family transcriptional regulator — translation MSPDPAPSPPSASGGRAVRGRDPRRRRAILDAADTVIQRDGPDTPMAVIAAEAGISKPILYRHFGDKSGLYRALAERHVDPLMERVREELREHTGLRPRVRATVGTYLRMISDNLNLYRFLMHRATAEDPRTRGDVGMMVRRFGDELAETLTAERHVADPVRAQIVAHAVVGMVRAVGEWWLDHPEIAYEDVIADLTEAVVGAVTGDEPSHPS, via the coding sequence GTGAGCCCCGATCCCGCACCGTCACCGCCGAGTGCGTCGGGCGGGCGTGCCGTCCGAGGCCGCGACCCCCGGCGCCGTCGTGCCATCCTGGACGCCGCCGACACCGTCATCCAGCGCGACGGCCCCGACACGCCCATGGCCGTGATCGCGGCCGAGGCGGGGATCAGCAAACCCATCCTGTACCGCCACTTCGGCGACAAGAGCGGCCTGTACCGCGCGCTGGCCGAACGGCACGTCGACCCGCTCATGGAGCGGGTCCGCGAGGAGTTGCGCGAGCACACCGGCCTGCGACCGCGGGTGCGCGCCACCGTCGGCACGTACCTGCGGATGATCAGCGACAACCTCAACCTCTACCGCTTCCTGATGCACCGCGCCACCGCAGAGGACCCGCGCACCCGGGGCGACGTCGGCATGATGGTGCGCCGCTTCGGCGACGAACTCGCCGAGACGCTGACCGCCGAGCGCCACGTCGCCGACCCGGTGCGCGCCCAGATCGTGGCGCACGCCGTCGTCGGCATGGTCCGGGCCGTGGGGGAGTGGTGGCTGGACCATCCCGAGATCGCCTACGAGGACGTCATCGCCGACCTGACCGAGGCGGTCGTGGGCGCCGTCACCGGCGACGAGCCGAGTCACCCGTCCTGA
- a CDS encoding TetR/AcrR family transcriptional regulator produces MTDDPNQTARRPPRERADAARNRRRILEAAARLFAEHGVDGVTMDAVAQAAAVGKGTVFRRFGDKSGLVAALLDERERQLQAAVLSGDPPLGPGAPPEQRVAAFLDAYVSYLADHLELVRLSETAAPGARYRIGAYHFWHRHLALLCAHVPDPDHLAHVLLGALDADLNRALLDRGYDWPRIRAGVGDLAARILGGGP; encoded by the coding sequence ACCGACGACCCGAACCAGACGGCCCGCCGCCCGCCCAGGGAACGGGCCGACGCCGCCCGCAACCGGCGACGCATCCTGGAGGCCGCCGCCCGCCTCTTCGCCGAGCACGGCGTGGACGGCGTGACCATGGACGCCGTCGCGCAGGCCGCCGCCGTGGGCAAGGGGACGGTGTTCCGCCGCTTCGGCGACAAGTCCGGACTGGTCGCCGCGCTGCTGGACGAACGGGAGCGCCAACTCCAGGCCGCGGTGCTGTCCGGCGATCCCCCGCTGGGACCGGGGGCGCCCCCCGAGCAGCGTGTGGCCGCGTTCCTCGACGCCTACGTCTCCTATCTCGCCGACCACCTGGAACTGGTCAGACTCTCCGAGACCGCCGCGCCGGGCGCCCGGTACCGCATCGGTGCCTACCACTTCTGGCACCGCCATCTGGCCCTCCTCTGCGCCCACGTCCCCGATCCCGACCATCTCGCGCACGTGCTCCTGGGCGCGCTCGACGCCGACCTCAACCGCGCCCTGCTCGACCGGGGATACGACTGGCCCCGCATCCGGGCGGGGGTGGGCGACCTCGCCGCCCGGATCCTGGGAGGAGGCCCCTGA
- a CDS encoding SAM-dependent methyltransferase → MPNASRNPWMNAAPPEPQQIPVGIDPNVPSIARAYDYSLGGKDNFPIDRALVDQMEQQYPGVKEVSVHNRRTLVRLVRHMAGAGIAQFIDLGSGLPTAQNTHQVAQEVNPDARVVYIDNDPVVLAHGRALLAENGNTAVATADFLSPDEVLSTPEVKKLIDFDRPVGLMLIAVLHHIPDAADPAGMVRRYVDALPAGSMVAITSWTYTGLQVQKDITDMAREALGVGYARTPQEIRTFFGDLELVEPGLVFHALWRPDTPVDPGNLNPYEQFMMAGLGVKN, encoded by the coding sequence ATGCCGAACGCGTCCCGCAACCCCTGGATGAACGCCGCTCCCCCGGAGCCGCAGCAGATACCCGTGGGCATCGACCCGAACGTCCCCAGCATCGCCCGCGCCTACGACTACTCGCTCGGGGGCAAGGACAACTTCCCCATCGACCGCGCCCTGGTCGACCAGATGGAACAGCAGTACCCGGGCGTCAAAGAGGTCTCGGTCCACAACCGCAGGACCCTGGTCCGCCTGGTGCGCCACATGGCCGGGGCGGGCATCGCGCAGTTCATCGACCTCGGCTCGGGACTGCCCACCGCGCAGAACACCCACCAGGTCGCCCAGGAGGTCAACCCCGACGCCCGCGTCGTCTACATCGACAACGATCCCGTGGTGCTGGCCCACGGCCGGGCGCTGCTGGCCGAGAACGGCAACACCGCCGTGGCCACCGCCGACTTCCTCAGCCCCGACGAGGTGCTCAGCACCCCCGAGGTGAAGAAGCTCATCGACTTCGACCGGCCCGTGGGGTTGATGCTGATCGCGGTCCTGCACCACATCCCCGACGCGGCCGACCCCGCCGGAATGGTGCGCCGCTACGTCGACGCCCTGCCCGCGGGCAGCATGGTGGCCATCACCTCCTGGACCTACACCGGCCTGCAGGTGCAGAAGGACATCACCGACATGGCGCGCGAGGCCCTGGGCGTGGGCTACGCCCGCACCCCCCAGGAGATCCGGACGTTCTTCGGTGACCTCGAACTGGTCGAACCGGGCCTGGTGTTCCACGCGCTGTGGCGGCCCGACACCCCGGTCGACCCCGGCAACCTGAACCCCTACGAGCAGTTCATGATGGCGGGCCTGGGCGTCAAGAACTGA
- a CDS encoding acyl-CoA dehydrogenase family protein, which yields MTDQTPAPAFSLELSEDLREIRDWVHEFARDVIRPAAAEWDEREETPWPILQQAARIGLYSLDFFANQMFEPSGVGIPVVYEELYWGDPGIALSLTGTTLAAVAVTANGTQEQVLEWTPQMFGTADDVRLGAFCSSEPDAGSDVGAIRTRAVYDEAADEWVLNGTKTWITNGGIADVHVVVASVDPELGSRGQASFVVPPGTRGLSQGQKFRKHGIRASHTAEVVLDDVRVPGRCLLGGRERLEERLARAREGRRSGGQAAMRTFEASRPAVGAMAVGCARAAYEYTRDYVRRREQFGRPLGDHQAVAFTLADMATRIDAARLLVWRASWMAHQGRDFTQAEGSMSKLFASETATWVTQNAIRLLGGNGYTREYPVERWHRDATVFTIFEGASEIQRLIIGRSVTGLPLR from the coding sequence ATGACCGACCAGACGCCCGCACCGGCGTTCAGCCTCGAACTGAGCGAGGACCTGCGCGAGATCCGCGACTGGGTGCACGAGTTCGCCCGCGACGTCATCCGCCCCGCCGCCGCGGAGTGGGACGAACGGGAGGAGACCCCCTGGCCGATCCTCCAGCAGGCCGCCAGGATCGGCCTGTACTCCCTCGACTTCTTCGCCAACCAGATGTTCGAGCCCAGCGGGGTGGGCATCCCCGTCGTCTACGAGGAGCTGTACTGGGGCGATCCCGGCATCGCGCTGTCGCTGACCGGCACCACGCTGGCCGCGGTGGCCGTCACCGCCAACGGCACCCAGGAGCAGGTCCTGGAGTGGACCCCGCAGATGTTCGGCACCGCCGACGACGTGCGCCTGGGCGCGTTCTGCTCCTCCGAGCCCGACGCGGGCAGCGACGTGGGCGCGATCCGCACCCGCGCCGTCTACGACGAGGCCGCCGACGAGTGGGTGCTCAACGGCACCAAGACCTGGATCACCAACGGCGGCATCGCCGACGTCCACGTGGTCGTGGCCTCCGTCGACCCCGAACTGGGCTCGCGCGGCCAGGCCAGCTTCGTCGTCCCGCCCGGCACCAGGGGGCTGTCCCAGGGGCAGAAGTTCCGCAAGCACGGCATCCGCGCCTCGCACACCGCCGAGGTGGTCCTCGACGACGTGCGCGTCCCCGGACGCTGCCTGCTCGGCGGCAGGGAGCGGCTGGAGGAGCGCCTGGCCCGCGCCCGCGAGGGCCGCCGCTCGGGCGGGCAGGCCGCGATGCGGACCTTCGAGGCCTCCCGCCCCGCCGTCGGCGCGATGGCGGTGGGCTGCGCCCGCGCCGCCTACGAGTACACCCGCGACTACGTCCGCCGACGCGAGCAGTTCGGCAGACCGCTCGGCGACCACCAGGCGGTCGCCTTCACCCTCGCCGACATGGCCACCCGCATCGACGCCGCCCGCCTGCTGGTGTGGCGGGCCTCCTGGATGGCCCACCAGGGCAGGGACTTCACCCAGGCCGAGGGCTCCATGAGCAAACTGTTCGCCAGCGAGACCGCCACCTGGGTCACCCAGAACGCCATCCGCCTGCTCGGCGGAAACGGCTACACCCGCGAGTACCCGGTGGAGCGCTGGCACCGCGACGCCACCGTCTTCACCATCTTCGAGGGGGCCTCGGAGATCCAGCGCCTCATCATCGGCCGCAGCGTCACCGGCCTGCCGCTGCGCTGA